One Qipengyuania gaetbuli genomic region harbors:
- a CDS encoding cisplatin damage response ATP-dependent DNA ligase encodes MEEFAGLVDALVYTRSRNEKLRLIAEYLRATPDPDRGWALAALSDGLDFPAVKSSTIRNLMQERVDPVLWTLSRDFVGDTAETASLLWPAPDDPPSPPSVSETVDLLSAMTRKSVVTELPRLLDRLDASGRYALLKLATGGMRIGVSSRLAKTAFAQAFDVSVDEVEEYWHGLQPPYADLFDWAAHGKAPPDTENLPTFRPFMLAHPLEDTVVDLADYAAEWKWDGIRVQLVRAGGETRLYSRSGDDISATFPELLEVLPFNAVLDGELLVRGSHQGGEEGGAASFNALQQRLGRKTVSKKMLTEFPAFVRLYDALIVEGEDLRERAWTARRSRLEALMARLPDSHFDISSVVEARDFEHLAQIREGSRDDAIEGLMLKRKDSPYIAGRRVGFWYKWKRDPLLVDCVLMYAQRGSGKRSSFYSDYTFGCWDGDPDQGADLLPVGKAYSGFTDEELKKLDRHVRQNTVNRFGPVRETDRSLVFEVAFDSVHESKRHKSGLAMRFPRIHRIRWDKPPHEADRIDALRSLIQG; translated from the coding sequence GTGGAAGAATTCGCCGGCCTGGTCGATGCGCTGGTCTACACGCGCTCCCGCAACGAGAAGCTGCGGCTGATCGCGGAGTATCTGCGCGCGACGCCCGACCCCGATCGTGGCTGGGCGCTGGCAGCGCTGTCCGACGGGCTCGACTTTCCGGCCGTCAAAAGCTCGACGATCCGCAATCTGATGCAGGAGCGCGTCGATCCGGTGCTGTGGACGCTGAGCCGCGATTTCGTCGGCGATACGGCAGAGACGGCGAGCCTGCTGTGGCCCGCTCCCGACGATCCACCCTCCCCGCCAAGTGTCAGCGAAACGGTCGACCTGCTCTCGGCCATGACGCGCAAGAGCGTGGTGACGGAACTTCCCAGGCTGCTCGACCGGCTCGATGCCTCGGGCCGCTATGCACTGCTCAAGCTGGCGACCGGGGGGATGCGCATCGGCGTTTCGAGCCGGCTCGCCAAGACCGCCTTCGCGCAGGCATTCGACGTGTCGGTCGACGAGGTGGAGGAGTACTGGCACGGGCTCCAGCCGCCCTATGCCGACCTGTTCGACTGGGCCGCGCACGGAAAGGCCCCGCCCGATACCGAGAACCTGCCGACCTTCCGCCCCTTCATGCTCGCCCACCCGCTCGAGGACACGGTGGTCGACCTTGCAGACTATGCGGCAGAGTGGAAATGGGACGGCATCCGCGTGCAGCTGGTGCGCGCCGGCGGCGAGACGCGGCTCTATTCGCGCTCGGGCGACGATATTTCCGCGACCTTCCCCGAATTGCTCGAAGTGCTGCCCTTCAACGCGGTGCTCGACGGCGAACTGCTCGTGCGCGGGTCGCACCAAGGCGGTGAAGAAGGCGGAGCGGCCAGCTTCAATGCGCTGCAGCAACGGCTCGGGCGCAAGACCGTGTCGAAGAAGATGCTCACCGAATTTCCGGCCTTCGTGCGCCTCTATGACGCCCTGATCGTCGAAGGCGAGGATTTGCGCGAACGCGCATGGACCGCGCGGCGCTCGCGGCTCGAGGCGCTGATGGCGCGCCTGCCGGACAGCCATTTCGATATCAGCAGCGTGGTCGAGGCGCGCGACTTCGAGCACCTCGCGCAGATCCGCGAAGGCAGCCGCGACGATGCGATCGAAGGGCTGATGCTCAAGCGCAAGGACAGCCCCTATATCGCCGGGCGACGCGTGGGATTCTGGTACAAATGGAAGCGCGATCCGCTGCTGGTCGATTGCGTGCTGATGTATGCCCAGCGCGGCAGCGGCAAGCGATCGAGCTTCTATTCCGACTACACTTTCGGCTGCTGGGACGGCGACCCGGACCAGGGCGCGGACCTGTTGCCGGTGGGCAAGGCCTATTCGGGCTTCACCGACGAGGAGCTGAAGAAGCTCGACCGCCACGTGCGCCAGAATACCGTCAACCGCTTCGGCCCGGTGCGCGAGACCGACCGGAGCCTGGTGTTCGAGGTCGCCTTCGACAGCGTGCACGAAAGCAAGCGGCACAAGTCGGGCCTCGCCATGCGCTTCCCGCGCATCCATCGCATCCGCTGGGACAAGCCGCCGCACGAAGCGGACCGGATCGATGCGCTGCGGTCGTTGATCCAGGGCTGA
- a CDS encoding GNAT family N-acetyltransferase, which translates to MAKFRHETERLVLRDWREEDWAPFWAATNTPAVMRWLGGVADDAKRQGAQDRLLSYTRDHGHTFWVVERKDDGAILGFCGLKRCNQQGGPIGMMEVGWRLREDAWGKGYAKEAAKASLDLAFERFGADEVVALTVMGNEGSWGLMKRLGMRRREDLDFANADFDKDNPVIIVYSIARDEWHG; encoded by the coding sequence ATGGCTAAGTTCCGGCACGAAACCGAACGTCTTGTCCTGCGCGATTGGCGCGAGGAGGACTGGGCGCCGTTCTGGGCTGCTACCAACACGCCTGCCGTCATGCGCTGGCTGGGCGGGGTTGCCGACGATGCCAAGCGGCAGGGCGCACAGGACCGCCTGCTCTCCTACACCCGCGACCACGGCCACACCTTCTGGGTGGTCGAGCGCAAGGACGATGGCGCAATCCTCGGCTTTTGCGGGCTGAAGCGCTGCAACCAGCAGGGCGGTCCGATCGGCATGATGGAAGTGGGCTGGCGCCTGCGCGAAGATGCCTGGGGCAAGGGCTATGCGAAGGAAGCGGCCAAGGCCTCGCTCGACCTCGCTTTCGAGCGTTTCGGCGCGGACGAGGTCGTCGCGCTCACTGTCATGGGCAACGAGGGCAGCTGGGGGCTGATGAAACGGCTCGGCATGCGCCGGCGCGAGGATCTCGACTTCGCAAATGCCGATTTCGACAAGGATAACCCCGTCATCATCGTCTATTCGATCGCGCGGGACGAATGGCATGGCTGA
- the hemB gene encoding porphobilinogen synthase, with amino-acid sequence MTNASYPATRMRRTRAHDWSRRMHRETVLTPADLIWPLFVTEGTGVEEPVASLPGVSRWSIDGIAKRAREAADLGIPCIALFPNTPQGKRSDDGAEALNPDNLMCRAIKAVRDACGGDIGILTDVALDPYTSHGQDGLIDANGYVLNDDTVAVLVDQAVTQAQAGADIVAPSDMMDGRVKAIRMALEMNGHPNVQIMSYAAKYASAFYGPFRDAVGSGGLLKGDKKSYQMDPANGDEALREIALDIAEGADSVMVKPGLAYLDVIWRAKQEFGVPVFAYQVSGEYALIEAGAAAGVGDREALLMEKLVAFKRAGCSGVLTYHAPLAARLLNG; translated from the coding sequence ATGACCAACGCTTCCTATCCCGCCACGCGGATGCGCCGCACACGCGCCCACGACTGGAGCCGCAGGATGCACCGCGAAACGGTGCTGACCCCGGCCGATCTCATCTGGCCGCTCTTTGTTACCGAAGGCACGGGGGTGGAAGAGCCGGTCGCCAGCCTGCCGGGCGTTTCACGCTGGTCGATCGACGGGATTGCGAAACGCGCACGGGAAGCGGCCGATCTCGGCATTCCCTGCATCGCGCTGTTCCCGAACACGCCGCAGGGCAAGCGGAGCGACGACGGGGCCGAAGCGCTCAACCCCGACAATCTCATGTGCCGTGCGATCAAGGCGGTGCGCGATGCCTGCGGCGGCGATATCGGCATCCTCACCGATGTGGCGCTCGATCCCTATACCAGCCACGGGCAGGACGGGCTGATCGATGCGAATGGCTATGTCCTCAACGACGACACCGTTGCCGTGCTGGTCGACCAGGCGGTTACTCAGGCGCAAGCCGGGGCCGATATCGTCGCGCCGTCCGACATGATGGACGGCCGCGTCAAGGCGATCCGCATGGCGCTGGAAATGAACGGCCATCCCAATGTCCAGATCATGAGCTACGCCGCGAAATACGCCTCGGCCTTCTACGGCCCGTTCCGTGACGCCGTGGGGTCCGGAGGCCTGCTGAAGGGCGACAAGAAGAGCTACCAGATGGACCCAGCGAACGGCGACGAGGCCCTGCGCGAAATCGCGCTCGACATCGCCGAAGGTGCGGACAGCGTCATGGTCAAGCCGGGCCTTGCCTATCTCGACGTGATCTGGCGCGCGAAGCAGGAATTCGGCGTGCCCGTCTTCGCCTACCAGGTCAGCGGCGAATACGCGCTGATCGAAGCGGGCGCGGCAGCCGGTGTCGGCGACCGCGAGGCGCTGCTCATGGAAAAGCTGGTCGCCTTCAAGCGCGCGGGCTGTTCGGGCGTGCTGACCTACCATGCGCCGCTGGCAGCCCGACTGCTGAATGGCTAA
- a CDS encoding RNA-binding S4 domain-containing protein has translation MRIDRLLCFLRFVRTRSAAQRLVEEGHIRRNGERVTRASRDIAIGDVLTLPLGNAVRLIEVVELPTRRGPPREAAACYRELDPGGQSGIAAP, from the coding sequence GTGCGGATCGACCGCCTGCTGTGCTTCCTGCGCTTCGTGCGCACGCGCAGCGCGGCTCAAAGGCTGGTCGAAGAAGGACACATCCGCCGCAATGGAGAGCGCGTGACGCGCGCCAGCCGGGACATTGCCATCGGTGATGTGCTCACGCTCCCGCTGGGGAACGCGGTGCGCCTCATCGAGGTTGTGGAGTTGCCGACGCGCCGCGGTCCGCCGCGCGAAGCAGCGGCTTGCTATCGCGAACTTGACCCGGGCGGGCAAAGCGGAATAGCAGCACCTTAG
- a CDS encoding ligase-associated DNA damage response exonuclease, with product MAAPFSWIRPEPHGIHIVPADCWVDPSRAVDKALVTHGHADHARGGHGQTVATPETLAIMKLRYATSAGATPVAYGETIRLPGGVDATYVPAGHVLGSAQILLEHAGERVVVTGDYKRRADPTCAPFEVTKCDIFITEATFGLPLFTHPPIEEEMVKLLDRLAAHPDRCVLVGAYALGKAQRVIAELRRAGHRDPIYLHGAMEKMCRLYEEHGVDLGELRLVSDYSKDDMRGAIVVCPPSALNDRWSRRLPDPITAMASGWMRVRQRARQRNVELPLVISDHADWGELTRTIEEVGAQENWITHGREDALLRWCQLHQRRARALALVGYEDEDD from the coding sequence ATGGCCGCCCCCTTTTCCTGGATCCGACCCGAGCCGCACGGCATCCATATCGTCCCCGCAGACTGCTGGGTCGATCCTTCGCGCGCGGTCGACAAGGCGCTGGTGACGCATGGCCACGCCGACCATGCGCGCGGCGGGCACGGCCAGACGGTGGCCACGCCCGAGACGCTGGCGATCATGAAGTTGCGCTACGCGACTTCTGCCGGGGCGACACCGGTCGCCTATGGCGAGACGATCCGCCTGCCCGGCGGGGTCGATGCGACCTATGTGCCGGCAGGCCATGTGCTGGGCAGCGCGCAGATCCTGCTCGAACACGCGGGCGAGCGCGTGGTGGTGACGGGCGATTACAAGCGCCGCGCCGATCCCACCTGTGCGCCTTTCGAAGTGACGAAGTGCGACATCTTCATCACCGAGGCGACTTTTGGCCTGCCGTTGTTCACTCACCCGCCGATCGAGGAGGAGATGGTCAAGCTCCTCGATCGGCTCGCCGCGCATCCCGACCGCTGCGTGCTGGTCGGTGCCTATGCGCTGGGCAAGGCGCAGAGGGTCATCGCGGAGTTGCGGCGCGCCGGGCACCGCGACCCGATCTACCTCCACGGTGCGATGGAGAAAATGTGCCGCCTTTACGAGGAACACGGCGTGGACCTCGGCGAACTCCGGCTCGTCTCGGACTATTCCAAGGACGATATGCGCGGCGCCATCGTCGTGTGCCCTCCCAGCGCCCTCAACGACCGCTGGAGCCGGCGCCTGCCCGATCCCATCACTGCCATGGCGAGCGGGTGGATGCGCGTGCGCCAGCGCGCCCGCCAGCGCAATGTCGAGCTGCCACTGGTCATTTCCGACCACGCCGACTGGGGCGAACTGACCCGTACGATCGAGGAAGTCGGCGCGCAGGAGAACTGGATTACCCACGGCCGCGAGGACGCGCTGCTGCGCTGGTGCCAGCTCCACCAGCGCCGTGCACGTGCGCTGGCACTGGTCGGCTATGAAGACGAGGACGACTAG
- a CDS encoding gamma carbonic anhydrase family protein, which produces MGEGPVTRPGVNIVPIHGKTPQIHESAFIAPGCTIIGDVTIGAGSSIWYNCVLRADVSRIVIGERTNVQDGSVLHCDPPRPGDPDGSPLIIGDDVLIGHMAMVHGCRIEDRGFVGLGAIAMNKAVIGSDAMLAAGAMLTEGKVMGERELWGGRPARKMRDLDDMAVAGMRMGTAHYAENAKHHAAAIDEALKD; this is translated from the coding sequence ATGGGAGAAGGCCCAGTGACCAGGCCCGGCGTCAATATCGTACCGATCCACGGCAAGACCCCGCAAATCCACGAGAGCGCGTTCATCGCGCCCGGTTGCACAATCATCGGGGACGTGACGATCGGGGCGGGAAGCTCGATCTGGTACAATTGCGTGCTGCGCGCGGACGTCAGCCGCATCGTCATCGGCGAACGGACCAATGTGCAGGACGGAAGCGTGCTCCATTGCGACCCCCCGCGCCCGGGCGATCCCGATGGCTCGCCGCTCATCATCGGCGACGACGTGCTGATCGGGCACATGGCAATGGTCCATGGCTGCCGGATCGAGGATCGCGGCTTCGTCGGCCTCGGCGCGATTGCCATGAACAAGGCGGTAATCGGCAGCGACGCCATGCTGGCAGCAGGCGCCATGCTGACCGAAGGCAAGGTCATGGGCGAACGCGAACTATGGGGCGGGCGCCCTGCGCGCAAGATGCGCGATCTCGACGACATGGCCGTGGCCGGCATGCGCATGGGCACGGCGCATTATGCCGAGAACGCGAAGCACCACGCTGCCGCCATCGATGAAGCGCTCAAGGACTGA
- a CDS encoding DUF167 domain-containing protein, protein MKRSRTELPEAGELLALLDDRQRLAVRVTPGARSEAVTIEEGRVLVKVRAKPQDGAANDAVIRLLALVLDIAPSRIEMLRGATSREKLFRVEP, encoded by the coding sequence ATGAAGCGCTCAAGGACTGAGCTTCCCGAAGCCGGCGAACTGCTCGCCCTGCTCGATGATCGCCAGCGTCTCGCCGTCCGGGTCACGCCGGGCGCAAGGAGCGAGGCGGTGACGATCGAGGAGGGCCGCGTGCTCGTGAAAGTGCGCGCCAAGCCGCAGGACGGTGCGGCGAACGATGCCGTTATCCGGCTGCTCGCTCTGGTACTCGACATAGCGCCGTCGCGCATCGAGATGTTGCGCGGCGCAACTTCGCGCGAGAAGCTTTTCCGGGTCGAGCCCTAG
- a CDS encoding peptidoglycan DD-metalloendopeptidase family protein, which yields MLAGSSAGAAAIAMPGAQATSSTSRFSFGTLRDQLFARIETLDIAPDLGADIGSKRWFRGLGTFVGLSVVALAFWPDFAPLEAASPLPDDKPVLDEYHSQAILPLALGADTGRRMGPSNLVRPLAEAPERPQLQMLATLSSPDSFERTLLRAGVGRDEARQVLSMVQGAIPLGELEPGTQIDITLGRRPAPGVSRPLEDLTFRARFDLELSVSRLDPGAELTLAKKAIRVDDTPLRIRGTVGDSLYRSARAAGAPSSAIQAYLKALSQQVNLEREVRATDTFDIIVSHRRAATGERQAGQLIFAGLERGSRTPIQLMRWGKDGQFYEASGVGEERGGLVAPVPGRMSSSFGMRRHPILGYRRMHSGVDFKAGHGTPIVAVTDGQVTGAGRMGGCGNAVRLRHAGGIDTRYCHMSRIAVNRGQSVRRGQVIGYVGSTGLSTGAHLHYEMYRSGRAVNPASVKFVTRAQLSGAELERFRETLRRIKTVEAGAALEDLAPTAEEIASETPLREIDKLDAPKTVG from the coding sequence ATGCTTGCTGGCAGCTCTGCAGGGGCGGCCGCAATCGCCATGCCCGGCGCGCAGGCGACGTCTTCCACCTCCCGTTTTTCGTTTGGCACGCTGCGCGACCAGCTGTTCGCGCGGATCGAAACACTCGACATCGCACCGGATCTCGGCGCCGACATCGGCTCCAAGCGCTGGTTCCGCGGCCTTGGCACTTTTGTCGGCCTGTCGGTAGTTGCGCTGGCCTTCTGGCCCGACTTCGCCCCGCTCGAGGCGGCATCGCCGCTGCCCGACGACAAGCCGGTGCTCGACGAATACCACAGCCAGGCGATCCTGCCGCTGGCGCTGGGCGCCGATACCGGTCGGCGCATGGGCCCGAGCAACCTCGTCCGCCCGCTCGCCGAAGCGCCTGAGCGTCCGCAGCTGCAAATGCTCGCCACGCTTTCCTCGCCCGACAGTTTCGAGCGCACGCTGCTGCGCGCAGGCGTCGGTCGCGACGAGGCGCGCCAGGTGCTGTCCATGGTACAGGGTGCCATCCCGCTCGGCGAACTCGAGCCGGGTACGCAGATCGACATCACGCTGGGCCGCCGGCCTGCACCGGGCGTTTCGCGCCCGCTCGAAGACCTCACGTTCCGCGCGCGGTTCGACCTCGAACTGTCGGTCTCGCGTCTCGACCCGGGAGCGGAACTGACGCTGGCGAAGAAGGCCATCCGCGTCGACGACACGCCGCTGCGCATCCGTGGCACGGTGGGCGACAGCCTTTACCGCTCCGCTCGTGCGGCGGGCGCCCCGTCGAGCGCTATCCAGGCCTATCTCAAGGCGCTGTCGCAGCAGGTGAACCTCGAACGCGAGGTGCGCGCCACCGATACTTTCGACATCATCGTCTCGCACCGCCGCGCCGCCACGGGTGAGCGGCAGGCGGGCCAGCTGATCTTCGCAGGGCTCGAGCGCGGCTCGCGCACGCCGATCCAGCTGATGCGCTGGGGCAAGGACGGCCAGTTCTACGAAGCTTCAGGCGTCGGCGAAGAGCGTGGCGGCCTTGTCGCGCCGGTGCCCGGGCGCATGTCATCCAGCTTCGGCATGCGGCGCCACCCGATCCTCGGCTATCGGCGCATGCATTCGGGCGTCGACTTCAAGGCCGGCCACGGCACGCCGATCGTCGCCGTGACCGACGGACAGGTGACCGGCGCGGGACGCATGGGCGGCTGCGGCAATGCGGTGCGCCTGCGCCATGCAGGCGGGATCGACACGCGTTACTGCCACATGAGCCGCATCGCGGTGAACCGGGGGCAATCGGTGCGGCGCGGGCAGGTCATCGGCTACGTCGGCTCGACCGGCCTGTCGACCGGTGCACACCTCCACTACGAAATGTACCGCAGCGGCCGTGCGGTGAACCCGGCCTCGGTCAAGTTCGTCACCCGCGCCCAGCTGTCGGGCGCAGAGCTGGAGCGCTTCCGCGAAACGCTGCGCCGGATCAAGACGGTGGAGGCAGGCGCCGCGCTCGAAGACCTCGCGCCCACGGCCGAGGAAATCGCCAGCGAAACGCCCTTGCGCGAAATCGACAAGCTCGACGCGCCCAAGACGGTCGGCTGA
- a CDS encoding DUF1993 domain-containing protein gives MSYSSAAIATFGNILATLDHLAAKAQKAGVSDGRLAEGRLAEDMLPLESQFRIAVNQVYMALGRVWGMEIPHEETALASFDEVRAMLATARGHVASAGEREAAAHDAEIDMTLPNGMRFVMAAHEYLRDWTMPNFYFHAATAYAILRKEGVELGKIDFVGFLARYARPAG, from the coding sequence ATGTCCTATTCGTCCGCCGCAATCGCCACTTTCGGCAATATTCTAGCTACGCTCGACCATCTTGCGGCCAAGGCCCAGAAGGCCGGAGTGTCCGACGGGCGACTGGCCGAGGGGCGGCTTGCCGAGGACATGCTCCCGCTGGAATCGCAATTCCGCATCGCGGTGAACCAGGTCTACATGGCGCTCGGCCGGGTGTGGGGCATGGAAATCCCGCACGAAGAGACGGCGCTTGCCAGCTTCGACGAGGTCCGCGCCATGCTAGCCACGGCACGCGGGCATGTGGCTTCTGCCGGTGAACGCGAAGCCGCGGCGCATGATGCGGAAATCGACATGACCCTGCCCAACGGCATGCGCTTCGTTATGGCCGCGCACGAATACCTGCGCGACTGGACGATGCCCAACTTCTACTTCCACGCGGCAACGGCCTACGCCATCCTGCGCAAGGAAGGCGTGGAACTGGGCAAGATCGATTTCGTCGGCTTCCTTGCGCGCTATGCGCGGCCTGCAGGCTAG
- a CDS encoding helicase-related protein: protein MNDAPIKAVLGPTNTGKTHLAIERMCAHSSGAIGFPLRLLAREVYDRVVAIKGEKSVALITGEQRIEPPGARYLCCTVEAMPRDAGERAFVALDEAQLSADRERGHVFTDRLLNARGREETMILGAATLEPMVRALVPRAEISARPRFSTLTHIGPRKLSRLPPRSAVVAFSSEAVYAVAEMLRRFRGGAAVVMGALSPETRNKQVELFQNGDVDYIVATDAIGMGLNLDVNHVAFAGLTKFDGVRMRRLHPAEMAQIAGRAGRHQRDGTFGTLAGAGGKFGPAPEFTEEEIYAIEEHRFAPITKLFWREAEPRFDSLATLIADLETPPAHEALRLAPEAIDLATLKRLAEEPFAATIRGHGKVRRFWEACSLPDFRQRGPDVHARFVARLWQDLHEGYIGADYVAARISELDNTSGDIDTLQGRIAAIRSWAYICQRPDWVLARDEMASRARGVEAKLSDALHARLTERFVNRRTAILMKSLGQDAGLLPIALDAEGVLRVEDEALGHVEGFRFVVDQAANHADRKMLLAAAEKALPRILGERAEALAASDMAEVELSRGAIRWKSHMLAKLHPRDGQLKPELEPARELATLPEASRKALMAALGTWLDGKLEPLEPLHRMHVAATNPDAGSQARALLLNLIAGHGFVTREKAGLEHLPKEMRPFLRKIGVTFGALDIYSPLLLKPAPRQLLAALGIDRRPLQDAMLPVIPDAKKLPSGYRHAGTQAIRLDLAEKIFRAAHDARTKAGGKRRFALDLALPISIGLEEKNAERLLGQAGFRVQRARPLAEGAFGPPRPDQWEWRPAARRKQNQRPAPAPAKPREGSAFAGLADLMKQG from the coding sequence GTGAACGACGCCCCGATCAAGGCGGTCCTCGGGCCCACCAATACCGGCAAGACCCACCTCGCCATCGAGCGCATGTGTGCGCATTCGAGCGGTGCGATCGGTTTCCCGCTGCGCCTGCTCGCGCGCGAGGTCTACGACAGGGTGGTGGCGATAAAGGGCGAGAAGTCGGTCGCACTCATCACCGGCGAACAGCGGATCGAGCCGCCCGGCGCACGCTATCTGTGCTGCACGGTAGAAGCGATGCCGCGCGATGCGGGTGAGCGGGCCTTCGTCGCGCTGGACGAGGCGCAGCTGTCCGCCGACCGCGAGCGGGGGCATGTCTTCACCGACCGCCTGCTTAATGCGCGGGGGCGCGAGGAGACCATGATCCTCGGCGCGGCCACATTGGAGCCGATGGTCCGGGCGCTGGTGCCCAGGGCGGAAATCTCCGCCAGGCCGCGCTTTTCCACGCTCACCCATATCGGCCCGCGCAAGCTTTCGCGCCTGCCGCCGCGCAGCGCCGTTGTCGCGTTCAGTTCCGAGGCTGTCTACGCGGTCGCCGAGATGCTGCGCCGCTTTCGCGGAGGTGCCGCCGTGGTCATGGGCGCGCTTTCACCGGAAACGCGTAACAAGCAGGTCGAATTGTTCCAGAATGGTGATGTGGATTACATCGTCGCCACCGATGCCATCGGAATGGGCCTCAACCTTGACGTGAACCATGTCGCCTTTGCCGGCCTCACCAAGTTCGACGGGGTGCGCATGCGGCGGCTGCATCCGGCCGAGATGGCACAGATCGCCGGGCGCGCCGGGCGCCACCAGCGCGACGGCACCTTCGGCACGCTTGCCGGAGCGGGCGGCAAGTTCGGCCCTGCGCCCGAATTCACCGAGGAAGAGATCTACGCGATCGAGGAGCACCGTTTCGCCCCCATCACCAAGCTGTTCTGGCGCGAGGCGGAGCCGCGATTCGATTCGCTCGCAACCCTCATCGCCGATCTGGAGACGCCCCCGGCCCACGAGGCCTTGCGGCTTGCGCCCGAAGCGATCGACCTCGCCACGCTGAAGCGGTTGGCCGAGGAGCCCTTTGCCGCCACGATCCGCGGACACGGCAAGGTCCGGCGTTTCTGGGAAGCCTGTTCGCTGCCCGATTTCCGCCAGCGCGGGCCCGACGTGCATGCCCGCTTCGTCGCACGGCTGTGGCAGGACCTACACGAGGGCTATATCGGCGCGGACTACGTTGCCGCACGGATCTCGGAACTCGACAATACGAGCGGCGACATCGATACGCTCCAGGGGCGGATCGCTGCGATTCGCAGCTGGGCCTATATCTGCCAGCGTCCCGACTGGGTGCTGGCGCGTGACGAAATGGCGTCACGGGCAAGAGGCGTGGAAGCAAAACTGTCGGACGCGCTCCATGCGCGGCTGACCGAAAGATTCGTGAACCGGAGGACGGCAATCCTGATGAAATCGCTGGGACAGGACGCGGGGCTGCTCCCCATCGCGCTGGACGCAGAAGGCGTGCTGCGCGTCGAGGACGAGGCGCTCGGCCATGTCGAGGGGTTCCGCTTCGTAGTCGACCAGGCCGCCAACCATGCCGACCGCAAGATGCTGCTGGCCGCAGCCGAGAAGGCCTTGCCGCGCATCCTGGGCGAACGGGCCGAGGCACTCGCCGCCTCGGATATGGCGGAGGTCGAACTGTCGCGCGGGGCGATCCGGTGGAAGAGCCACATGCTGGCCAAGCTCCATCCGCGAGACGGCCAGCTGAAACCTGAACTCGAGCCTGCGCGCGAACTCGCGACCTTGCCCGAGGCATCGCGCAAGGCGCTGATGGCCGCGCTCGGCACCTGGCTCGACGGCAAGCTCGAACCGCTCGAACCCCTGCACCGGATGCATGTTGCCGCGACCAATCCCGATGCCGGGTCGCAGGCGCGCGCGCTGCTGCTCAACCTCATCGCCGGGCACGGCTTCGTCACGCGTGAAAAGGCAGGGCTTGAACACCTGCCGAAGGAAATGCGCCCCTTCCTGCGCAAGATCGGCGTGACCTTCGGCGCGCTCGACATCTATTCGCCGCTGCTGCTCAAGCCCGCACCGCGCCAGCTGCTCGCGGCGCTCGGCATCGACCGGCGCCCGCTGCAGGACGCAATGCTGCCGGTCATCCCGGATGCGAAGAAGCTGCCCTCGGGCTATCGCCATGCCGGGACGCAGGCGATCCGGCTGGACCTGGCGGAAAAGATCTTCCGCGCCGCGCACGATGCGCGGACCAAGGCTGGCGGCAAGCGGCGCTTTGCGCTCGACCTTGCCCTGCCCATCTCGATCGGGCTGGAGGAAAAGAACGCCGAGCGGCTGCTGGGTCAGGCCGGCTTTCGCGTCCAGCGCGCCCGCCCGCTGGCCGAAGGCGCCTTCGGGCCGCCGCGTCCCGACCAGTGGGAATGGCGCCCTGCGGCGCGGCGCAAGCAGAACCAGCGCCCTGCGCCCGCACCGGCGAAACCGCGCGAAGGCAGCGCCTTTGCGGGCCTTGCCGACCTCATGAAACAAGGCTGA
- a CDS encoding GNAT family N-acetyltransferase, which yields MADIIAETDRLILRTIEESDAAEQYRLLNTPTVMARLGGPKELHEIEAKHAKAIQWYATRGFSFLMLVEKDTGELVGHAGIKLVDNPLARNQGDHEIGWLIREDRWRRGYAEEAVRAILDWAFGRVGAPHVVALTSDLNVASWKLMEKLGMVRREDLDFEDPNFPPEDRKTILYSMTKDQWEKAQ from the coding sequence ATGGCTGACATCATCGCCGAAACCGACCGCCTGATCCTGCGCACCATCGAGGAAAGCGACGCGGCCGAGCAATACCGCCTGCTCAACACGCCGACCGTCATGGCGCGGTTGGGCGGGCCGAAGGAACTGCACGAGATCGAGGCCAAGCACGCCAAGGCGATCCAGTGGTATGCCACCCGCGGCTTCAGCTTCCTGATGCTGGTCGAAAAGGACACGGGCGAACTGGTCGGCCATGCGGGCATCAAGCTGGTCGACAACCCGCTGGCCAGGAATCAGGGCGATCACGAGATCGGCTGGCTCATCCGCGAGGACCGCTGGCGGCGCGGCTATGCCGAAGAAGCGGTGCGCGCGATTCTCGACTGGGCCTTCGGGCGCGTGGGTGCACCGCATGTCGTCGCGCTGACCAGCGACCTCAACGTGGCCAGCTGGAAGCTGATGGAAAAGCTCGGCATGGTCCGGCGCGAAGATCTCGATTTCGAGGACCCGAACTTTCCGCCCGAAGACCGCAAGACTATCCTCTACAGCATGACCAAAGACCAATGGGAGAAGGCCCAGTGA